The genomic interval ACTGGCACAAGTCGGTCGAGCACGGCGTTCGCGCGGTGACCGTTTACAACCGCATGTACCACCCCCGGCTGTACTTCTCCGACGAGCAGAACAGCCTCATGGGTGAGTACTACTTCCTCACCAACTACGTGACGCTGTGGAACGTCGCCGTTGAGCGGCAGATCATGGTCAAGGGCCCGGACGCGATGGAGTTCGTCAATCGCGTCGTGACCCGCGACATGAAGAAGAAGATGCCGGTCAACAAGGGCCGCTACGTCATCCTCTGCGACCAGGAGGGTGGCATCATCAACGACCCCGTTCTTCTGCGCGTGGCCGAGGACGAGTTCTGGTTCTCCATCTCCGACAGCGACCTTCAGCTGTGGTTCAAGGGTCTGAACCAGGGCTGGAACCTGGACGTGGAGATCGCCGAGATCGACGTCTCGCCGGTGCAGGTCCAGGGCCCGTACGCCCAGCCGCTGATGGCCAAGCTCTTCGGCGAGCAGATCAAGGAGATGGGCTACTACTGGCTGTGGCAGACCGAGCTGAACGGCATGCAGGTGGTGATCTCCCGCACCGGCTTCTCCGGTGAGGTCGGCTACGAGGTCTACCTGCGCAACTCCATGCGCGATGCCGACCAGCTCTGGGACACCATCGTCGAGGCCGGTCAGGAGTACAACCTGCGCGTCATCGCGCCGGGCCACATCCGCCGCATCGAGGCCGGCATCCTGTCCTACGGCCAGGACATGGACCTC from Limimonas halophila carries:
- a CDS encoding glycine cleavage T C-terminal barrel domain-containing protein, with the translated sequence MPQTKQRKVPVNLRQSGDHDVKMLIGTRVRKSCYWHKSVEHGVRAVTVYNRMYHPRLYFSDEQNSLMGEYYFLTNYVTLWNVAVERQIMVKGPDAMEFVNRVVTRDMKKKMPVNKGRYVILCDQEGGIINDPVLLRVAEDEFWFSISDSDLQLWFKGLNQGWNLDVEIAEIDVSPVQVQGPYAQPLMAKLFGEQIKEMGYYWLWQTELNGMQVVISRTGFSGEVGYEVYLRNSMRDADQLWDTIVEAGQEYNLRVIAPGHIRRIEAGILSYGQDMDLETNPFEVPLEWQYDGEKEDWYVGKEALDRIASEGVERKLVGLVMGGPPVRWYNTDFWLVYDETGENGVGYVTSAFYSPKMETNIALAFVPKKYAELGTALSVGLPAEATPVNATVHQVPFFDANKELPRGGQPGQQLKG